One Isoptericola dokdonensis DS-3 genomic window, CGGGTCGCGCTGGTCGGCGGGTGCGGCCATGGGTGGGGGCTCCTTCGTCGGAGGGGTCGTCGACCGGTCGGGTCCAGGCTAGTCGCGGTGTCAGGCCACCTGGTCGATGCGGACCATGTTGCCGGCGGGGTCGCGGAACGCGCAGTCGCGCACGCCCCACGGCTGGTCGGTGGGCTCGGACACGACCTCGGCGTCGGCGGCCTGCAGGCGGGCGAAGGCGCCGTCGAGGTCCTTCGTGGCGAGGATGATCGACTGGTAGACGCCCTTGGCCATGAGCTCGACGACGGTGCGGCGCTCGTCGTCGGTGACGCCGGGGTCGGCGACGGGCGGGGTCAGGACGAGGCGGACGTCGGGCTGGGTGGGTGCGACGAAAGTGAGCCAGCGCATGGCGCCCTGGCCGACGTCCTGGGTGAGCTCGAAGCCCAGCAGGTCGCGGTAGAAGCGCAGGGACGCCTCGGGGTCGGTGTGCGGCAGGAACGTGGTGTGCAGGGTGATGTCCATGCCGTCCACGCTAGGTCTGCGCGGGCGGCGGTGCTTCTCGATTCCTGATCGGTCGGGTGACCTGCTTGGTGACGCAGGACGGCAGCTCGTGCGCGGCGGCGGTGGCCGCGCGGCGCCGGTACTCGCTGGGCGACATCCCGACGAGCTCGGAGAAGCGGGTGGAGAACGTGCCCAGCGAGCTCGACCCGACGGCGAAGCAGACCTCGGTGACGGACAGGTCGCCGCGGCGCAGCAGCGCCATCGCGCGTTCGACGCGGCGCGTCATGAGGTAGCTGTACGGCGACTCGCCGTAGGTGGCACGGAACTGGCGGCTCAGGTGCCCGGCCGACATCCCGGCGTCGGCCGCGAGCGCCTCGACGTCGAGGGGTTGGGCGTGGTCGCGGTCGATGCGGTCGCGGACGCGGCGCAGGACGGCGAGGTCGCGCAGCCGTTGGTCGGCGGCGGTCCGGGTCATGGGTCGATGCTGCCATGTCGTGCCGGGGTGGGGCGGGTGCGGGCGTGCCGACGGCCGGACCTGCGGGGTGCGGGTCCGGCCGTCGGTGCGCTCCCGGTGGGCCGAGCGGGTGGGAGCGCGGTGCACGCGGGTGGCGTGCGGGTCGGTGTCAGGCCTGCATGTCCATGACGACGCGGCCGTCGATGGCGCCGTGGAGCATCTCGTCGAAGATGTCGTTGATGTCGGCGAGGGGGCGGACGGTGTAGGTGGGTTCGATGAGCCCGCGGGCGAAGAAGTCGAGGGCTTCGGTCATGTCCTTGCGGGTGCCGACGATGGAGCCGCGGACGGTGAGCCCGAACAGGACGGTGGAGAAGATGTCGAGGCCGAACTCCTCGGGGGGCAGGCCGACGAGGGAGACGGTGCCGCCGCGGCGTAGTCCGCCGACGGCCTGGGGGAAGGCCTTGCCGTTGACGGCGGTGACGAGGCCGCCGTGGGCTCCGCCGCCGGTGACCTCGTGGATGCGGGCGACGACGTCGTCGGTGGTGCGGGCGTTGACGGTGGCCTCGGCGCCGTGCCGGCGGGCGAGGGCGAGCTTGTCGTCGGAGACGTCGACGGCGACGACGCGCATGCCCATGGCGTGGGCGTACTGGACGGCGATGTGGCCGAGGCCGCCGATGCCTGAGATGAGGACCCACTGGCCGGGCTTGACCTCGGACTCCTTGAGGCCCTTGTAGACGGTGACGCCGGCGCACAGGATGGGTGCGGCGGCGGCGAGGTCGACGCCGGCGGGCACGATGGGGGCGTAGGTGGCGTCGACGAGCATGTATTGGCCGAAGGAGCCGTCGACGGAGTAGCCGCCGTTGAGCTGGTTCGGGCAGAGGGTCTCGCGGCCGGTCTCGCAGTACTCGCACTCGCCGCAGGCGCTCCACAGCCAGGCGTTGCCGACGGTGTCGCCGACGTGCAGGCGGGTGACGTCGTCGGCGACGGCCACGACCTCGCCGACGCCTTCGTGGCCGGGGATGAAGGGCGGGGTGGGCTTGACGGGCCAGTCGCCGTGGGCGGCGTGCAGGTCGGTGTGGCAGACGCCGGAGTAGAGCACCTTGACGAGTGCCTGGCCGGGGCCGGGGGTGGGGAGCTCGGCGTCGGTGACGTCGAGGGGGGCGCGGAACTCGCGGACGACGGCGGCCTTCATGGTCATGGTGACCTCCTGGGTCGGACCTGGCTGTTCTTCGGTGTGGGGTCCGGTCGTCGGGAGGCGGGCCCCGGGTTGTCGATGCCTCCACTCTAGGCCTTGTGGTCAGACCACACCGTGCCGAGGTGTTGTGATCCTGCTCCCACGTGGTGGTGCTCCCCCGGTTCCGCGGCCCGCGTGTGTCAGGCGGACTCGACGAGCACGACCGAGACGTCCGCCGTGCTGAGGGTCAGGGTGTCGCCGTCGAGCTCGAGCGTCGGCTCGGCGCCCAGCACGCCCGCGAACCAGTCGTCCTGCGCCATCAGGTCATCGGAGCACGCCATCCGGGTCGAGGCGATCTGACCGGTCAGGCGCAGCACCCCGTCGTCCCACGTCGCCGGCGCCGACATGCTGTTGCAGCCCGGCTGCGCACCCACCGTGCCGTCGGAGAAGACCAGCACCAGACGGCTGCCCTCGACCAGCTCGTGGCCCGTGCTCGACGCCGCCACGAACGTCCGTCCCTCCAGGTCCGGCGGCGAGGAGCACGCCGCGAGCGCCAGCGTGGCGGCCAGGAGCAGGGCGAGGGCGGCGAGGAGGCGGCGGGTCACCCGGTCAGGCTAGGCGCTGGTGCTGGGTGCGCGCTGGAGGCGTGGTGCCCGGGCGGGCCGCTACGGTACGGGCGTGACCTCGGAGCTGTCCGGCCTGGACGACGCGCAGCGTGGCCTGGTGGCGCGCTGGTTCGGCGAGGTCGAGGTGGTGGCGGACCTGTCGTGGGGGCTGACGTCGACGCGGGTGCTGCGGCTGCGCCGCGCGGACGGCCCGGACGTCGCCCTCAAGGCGTCCGGGCCGGCCGATCATCACCTGGTCCGGGAGATCGCCGCGCACGAGGAGGTCCTCGCGCCCCTGGTCGCGGGCGGACGGTGGCCGCGGCTGCTGCACGCCGACCGCGAGCGCCGGGTGCTGGCCACGGCGTGGCTCGACGGGGAGCTCGTGGAGGGCACGCGCGCGGAGCGCATCCCGGACACGTACCGGCAGGCGGGGCGGGCGCTGGCGGACCTGCACGCGCTGGGCTCGCGGGTGGACGGCGACTTCGAGGCCGCGGCGGACGCCCGCGCCCTGGCGTGGCTGGACGGGCCGCACCGCCTCGCGCCGGACGTCGTGGAGCAGCTACGTCGGGTGATCCGCGCGCACGAGCACCCCCCGGTGCGGGTGGTGCCCACGCACGGCGACTTCCAGCCCCGCAACTGGCTGGTCGACGCCTCCGTGGTGCGGGTCATCGACCTGGGCCGGGCCGAATGGCGTCCCGGCATGACCGACCTGGCGCGCCTCGCCCGTCAGCAGCTCGCTGCGCCCGGCGCGCTGCGGGACGCGTTCGTCGACGGGTACGGGGCGCCCTGGCCGGACGGGGCGGCGTGGCGGCGGGTGCTGGTGCGCGAGGCCGTCGGCACCGCGGCGTGGGCGTACCTCGTCGGGGACGCCGAGTTCGAGGCGCAGGGGCATCGCATGGTCGCGCAGGCGCTCGCGGCGGACCAGCCGGACCGGTGAGGGAGCGCCATCCCCGGCGACGACCACCCGATGGACGGGCAATCCCGGCGAAACATGACTCGCCGATGATGAGGGCGTGAACGTCTCTCTCGACTCCCCCCTGCGCGACGACGTGCAGCTCCTGCTCGACGAGCATCTCGCCGAGATGCGGGCCACCTCTCCCCCGGAGTCCGTGCATGCCCTGGAGGCGGCGGCGCTCGCAGTGCCGGAGGTCCGGTTCGTCACGGCCCGCGACGACGACGGCACCCTGCTCGGGTGCGGGGCGCTGCGCGAGATCGAGGCCGGCCCGGGCGGGCACGGGGAGCTGAAGTCGATGCGTACCGCTCGCGCGGCTCGGGGGCGGGGCGTGGCGTCGGCGGTGCTGGACAGGATCCTGGACCTCGCCCTGGAGCGCGGGTACGCGCGGGTCAGCCTCGAGACGGGCGCCGAGCCGTTCTTCGTGCCCGCCCGCACCCTGTATGCGCGGCGGGGGTTCGTCGAGTGCGGACCCTTCGCCCACTACCGCCCCGACCCGAACAGCGTGTTCATGACCCTGACCCTGGCCGCCGCTCCTCTGTGACCCGCCCGGCGCTCGTCGAGCCGTCGCGGCCGAAGCGGGCCAGCAGGTGCCAGGCCTGCTTGAGCGTGCGGGCGTCGACGACGCCACGCGCCCGCCAAGGCCCCATCCGGGCGGGCGTCAGGGTCCCCTGCCCGGCGATCCGGGCGGCGAGGCGTACCGGCCCCGGCCCTCGGTAGGCCGGATCGAGGGCCGCGACCGACGCCCGGTACCCGGCATGCCACTGCACCGCCACTCCGGTAGCGGACGCGACGTCCGCGAGCGCCGTGCCGCGGTAGGACGGGTCGAGCACGATCGCCTCGACGTCCTCGGCGAGTCAGACGCCGCCGTGCACGTGCGCCTCGACGTACCGGTCGAGGGGGTCGGCGGGCAGGTCGCAGCGGTGTCGTAGGCCCGCCCGAAGAGGCGGCTCTCCCACGTCCAGCGGTCGCCGCCGCGGTGGGCGGTGAGGCCGCCGTTGCTCGTCCCGGTCTCGAACTGGCTGCGGTAGACGCCGTCGGTGGCGATGGCGTCGAGCACGGTCCGGTGGTGCGCGGCCGGGGCGTCGGGGTGGAAGTGCAGCACGACGCGTGCGTGGGGTGGCAGCGGCGGGCCCGCGGCGTGCGCGCGCACGTGCTCGACCGCTGTCCGCCAAGGTGCGGGCCCGGACGTCATAGTGCCGGGGTGCCGGTCTGGGACGGAGTGGCGGCGAGCAGCGGCCACCAGTGCCGCTCGCTCAGCGCCGACCCGGGTCCGGCGGGCAGCCAGGTGCCGGAGACCTGTGGTGCGCCGTCCGCCTGCCAGACGGTGAAGTGGCAGTCCGGGGTCGGCCACGGGAAGCAGGGCGTGGGGGCGGCCACGACGTTGCGGACGTAGCCGACCAGCTGGGGCTCGGTGGCCAGGGCCAGGACGTCGCGAGCGAGCGCGGTGACGGTGGCGTGGCCGTCGCCCGCGTCGGCCACGGTGCGGGTGGGCAGGTCGAGACGGCCCGTGCCGTCGTCGCGGGGCACGCAGAACACCTCGTCGCCGTGTCTCAGCAGCAGGCGCACCAGGCCCGTGGGTGCGGGCGCCGTGCCGCCCGGGTCGAGGACGACGTCTGCGCGCCCACCGGGCGGGAGCCAGGGGGCGTCGGGACGGCTGGTCAGGACAGCGGCGCGCACCGGTCCACCGTAGCGGGGCCGCCGTGCGTGGGGTGTCTTCGTGCTGGTCAGCGCGTCATAGGTCGCCGGTAGGGTCCGCCTCATGGCGTACACCGAGAAGCGCAGCTCGCGGGACGGGTCGACGACGCACGTGGGGCGGTTCCGGGTGGACGGGCGACTGCGCAGCACGCGGGCGTTCCGGTCGCGGCGGGACGCGCTGGCCGAGGCGCGCCGGGCCGAGGAGGCCGGCAAGCGCGGCGAGTGGGTCGACCCGCGCTCGGGGACGGTCACGGTGGCCGACTGGTTCACGGCGTGGCAGCAGGGCCGGGTGGACCGGGCGCCGCGCACCCTGGAGGCGGAGCGGGAACGGTTCGGCTCCCTGGTGGCCCCGACGTTCGGCGAGGTCCCGCTGCGGCAGGTCGCGCACGACGACGTGGCCCGGTGGGCGGCCACCATGACGGCGCCTCGCTCGGGGCAGGTGGCCTCGGCCGCCCGGCGACGCGACGCGGTGCGGCTGCTGGTGGCGCTGCTGGACGGGGCGGTGGACGCGCGCCGTCTGACGGCGAACCCGGCGCGCACCCCGTCGGGCCGGGTGCCGTCGCTGCCCCGCGCGCCGAAGACCAAGCCGCACCGGTACCTGTCCCACGAGCAGCTGCGCCGGGTCGCGGACGCCACGAGCGCGCCGAGTGCTCGCACCCTGGTGCTGCTGGCCGGTCTGACCGGTCTGCGCTGGGGCGAGGTGTCGGCGCTGCGCGCCGGGGACGTGGACCTGCTGCGCCGCCGCGTCACGGTGGAGCGCGCGTACACGCGTCTCGACGACGGCACCCTGCTGCTCGGGGACACCAAGACGCACGCCCGCCGGGAGGTGCCGCTGCCCGGTGTGCTGGCCGCCGACGTCGAGGCGCTGCTTCCCGCGGCGGGCGGTGGCCTGCTCTTCACGGGGCGCGGCAGTGCGCCGCTGCGCCGCGAGAGCTTCGACCGGCACACGTTCCGGCCGGCCGTCGCCGCCGCCGGGGGTGCCGTCGCGACCCTGCAGGAGCTGCTCGGTGTGCCGGTGAGCGGACTGTTCGACGCCGGCACCCTGTTCGCGGTCCGCGCGGTGCAGCGGCGGGCGGCCCTGGTCGCCGACGGCGTGGTGGGACCGGTGACCTGGGCGGTCCTGACCGAGGCCGACCGACAACGCCGCGACCACCTGGACCGTGGTGCCCGCATCTCCCGCACCCGCCGCCTCGAGCAGGCCGCCCGCGTGACCCTGTCCGTCGGGGCGGAGGACTTCGCCACCCTGACCCTGCACGACCTGCGGCACACCGCCGCCTCCCTGGCCATCGCCGGCGGCGCGAACGTCAAGGCCGTCCAGCGGCTCCTCGGGCACGAGTCCCCCGTGCTCACCCTGCGCACCTACGCCGGCCTGTTCGAGGACGACCTCGACCGGCTCGGCGAGGCGATGTCCGCGCAGTTCGCGGCGTACGACACGACCAGCGGCGCTCACCACACGCTCTCGGAGCCCGTCGAAGCCTTCGCGCACGTCGCTCAGCTGCGCCCGGCAGCAGCACTCTGACCTGGACAAACACCGTGCGCGTCGCGCCGCCACCGGCTTATTGCGCACCCGCTTTGGAAAAGCGGGTGTCGGCAGACAAAGGTGAGGAATCGTCGTAATGTCGCGCTACTCCTCCGACTACTCCGCATCGGATGGTCGCGGCGAGGTCCGTGAGGCCGCGCGACGTTGTCCCAGACGCCTCCTGCGCGCCGCCGGCCGACGACGCCCGGCCTTGCTCCGCACGCCCCGCACGCCCTGATCGCGGCTCGCGCACGCGCGTACCCGCCAAGACCCGAGGTGACCATGCCCGTCGAACCGACCATCGAGCGCCCGACCGGGGCCGCTCGACCCGCCGACACGCTCCACGAGGACGGTTCGGGCACCCCGGACGCACCGGCCCCCGCACCGGTCGCCACCCTCCCCCGCCCCGCGGACGACGCCCGCCGGTCCGCCGCCGGTGACCCCGCACCGGCGGGCGACACCGTGGACGGCCCCGACCGGCCGGCGGCCGGACCGCGCGAGCGGGTCTTCGCCGCCGCCGACGCCCTGACCGCCGAGGGCGGCGCCGTGACGGTCGCGACGGTGCGCGACCGCGCGGGCTGCTCCAACGCCCTGGCGACGGAGCACCTGCGGGCGTGGCGGGCCGACCGCGCGGCCGCGCAGGCCGCCGAGGACAGCACGCCCGACCTGCCGCCCGCCGTCGCGCAGCTCGTCGAGCGGGCGGTGGCGGCGCTGTGGCGGGAGGCGGTGTCCGGCGCGCGCACGCTGCACGACGCCGACCTCGCCCGAGCACGCGCCGCCGCCGACGCCACCCGCGCCGACACCGAGCTGCTCGCGGCCGACCTCGACGCGCTGCGCGAAGAGGCCCGCGCCGCCCGGTCGCAGGCGGACCTCGCCCGCGCCCACGCCGCGGACCGCGAGGACCGGCTCGCCGCCGAGGCCACCGCGCGCCGCACCGCCGAGGGCGCCGCCGTGCGGTCCGCCGCGACGGTCGACGAGCTGCGCGCCGCCCTGGCTGCCCGCACCGCCGAGGTCGAGGACCTGCGCCGACGTCTCGCCGTCGCCGACGAGGCCCGGTCGGCCGCCGAGCGCGACCACGCCCGCGCCGACGAGCAGGTCGGGGCCGAGCGCCGCACGAACGACGACCTGCGCGAACGCCTGGACGAGGCCCGCGAGGAGATCGCCCGGGCGCGCCAGGACCGCGCCGTCGCCGACGGGGACGCCGCGGCCGCCCGGACGGACGCCGCCCGCCTCGACGGGGAGGTCGCCGCCCTGCGTGACGCGCTGCGCGACGCCCGCGAGCAGGCCCTGGAGGCCGAGCGGGACCGCGCCGTGCAGGCCGCGGCCCGCGCCCAGGCCGAGGGCGAGGCCGCCGGGCTGCGCTCGGTGCTGTCCGCGCGGGAGGGCCGCCCTTCCTGATCTTCGCCGGTCCCGGCGGCGCGGGCCGTCAGCCCCAGGAGCCCCGCGCGTGCTGGAACACGAGGTTGGTCTCCGTCAGCGCGACCCCGGGGTTCGCCGACAGGTGCGTGATGACGAACTCGTTGAGACCGTCGGTGTCCGGGGCGGCCACGTGCACGAAGAAGTCGTGCGCACCACCGAGAAGGAAGACGTCGAGCACGCCCGGCAGCGCGACGAGCTCGCGCGCGAACTGCGGCAGGTGCGCCCGGGCGGTGCCCTGCATCCGCACCGCGATGATCGCCTGCAGGGGACGGCCCGCACGGGCCGGGTCCACGTCGACGTGGAAGCCGCGGATCACGCCCGCCTCCCGCAGCCGTCGCACCCGCGCCAGGCAGGTCGACGGCGCCACCCCGACCCGCTCGGCCAGCGCGTTGTTCGCCAGCCGGGCGTCGTCCGCGAGCGCCGCGAGGATGCGGTGGTCGACCTCGTCGAGGCGCACCGTGTCCTCGCCCCGGCGCTCCAGGCCGGAGTGCCCGCCGAGGCGGGCCCGCAGATCGTGCGCCGCGACGCCGACGACGGGGGGTCGCTTCGAAGATTCGGGCACCATGACGGCAATCTACCGAAGGATCGACCGATCCGGGCGGCCAGACCGCAGGAGTGCCGCAGACTGGGGGTGAGCACGGTCACACCCCGACCGGCGCCCGCACGCTCGCACACTGAGCCCGACCCGAAGGCGGAGCCATGGACGTCGCCGTCCCCACCGAAGTGAAGAACCACGAGGGCCGGGTGGCGATCACCCCGGCCGGCGTGCACGAGCTGACCGCGCGCGGGCATCGCGTGCATGTCCAGTCCGGGGCCGGTCTGGGCGCGGGCATCACCGACGACGACTTCGCGGGGGCGGGTGCCCGGATCACCCCGGACGCCGCGGCGACGTGGGACGCCGGGGAGCTGGTGCTCAAGGTCAAGGAGCCGGTCGCCGCGGAGTACGGGCACCTGCGCCCCGGGCAGACGCTGTTCACCTACCTGCACCTGGCGGCGGACAAGGCGCTCACCGAGGAGCTGCTGGCCCGGCGGGTGACGGCGATCGCCTACGAGACGGTCCAGACGGCGTCGGGGGCGCTGCCGCTGCTCGCGCCGATGTCGGAGGTGGCGGGGCGGCTGGCCACCCAGGTGGGTGCGGCCGCCCTCCAGAGCGCCGCCGGTGGTCGCGGGGTGCTGCTCGGCGGGGTGCCGGGGGTGGCCGCGGGGCACGTGGTGGTGATCGGCGCCGGCACGTCGGGGATGAACGCCGCCCGGGTCGCGGTGGGCATGGGTGCGCGCGTCACCCTGCTCGACAAGAACGTGGACGTGCTGCGTGCCGCCGACCGTGAGCTGGCGGGGCGGGTGCAGACCCTGGCGTCGAACCGGCTGACGGTCACCGAGGCGGTCCTGGAGGCGGACCTGGTCGTCGGTGCCGTGCTCGTGCCGGGCGCGAAGGCTCCGGTGCTGGTGAGCAACGACGTCGTGGCCGCGATGCGTCCGGGGTCGGTGCTCGTCGACGTGGCGATCGACCAGGGTGGGTGCTTCGAGGACTCCCGGCCCACCACGCACGACCGCCCCACCTACCGGGTGCACGACGCGGTGTTCTACTGCGTGGCGAACATGCCCGGCGCGGTGGCGCGCACGTCCACGTACGCGCTGACCAACGTCACCCTGCCGTACGTGGTGGCGCTCGCGGACACGGGGTGGCGGGATGCCCTGCGCGCGGACGCGGCGCTCGCGGCGGGCCTGAACACGTACGACGGCGAGGTGGTGCACCCGGCGGTGGCGGGTGCGCTGTCGCGGGGGCACGCGGCGCTGGACGCGGTGCTCTGAGGCGTCGGGCGGTGGGTCCTCAGCGGTGGGTGCCGCCGAGGGCGCGGCCGATGGCGCGCACCAGGCCGGAGGTGTCGACGGCGCCGCGCCGGTAGGCGGCCACGACGCTCCCGACGGCGGTGGCGACGCCGCCGTGGCCGAGGTCGGCGCGCCACACGGGCCGGTCGAAGACGGCGGTGCGGACCGCGGGGCCGCGCACGAGGCGGCCGGCGAGCCGGGGGGCGTCGGCGGTCCGCAGCGTGGAGGTGCGGTAGCGGGCGCCCGGGTCCCAGCGGGGGGCGGGGTGCGCGGCGTCGGACATGGGCACATCCTCGCGGGGTGCGCGGCGGCACGCAAGACCTGCGGGGACCGCACCACCGGTGGCGTCCCCGCAGGTCGGGCGGCGGGCGGCCTCAGGCGTCGGGGAAGCCCTGCGGGTTGGCCTGCTGCCAGCGCCAGGTGTCGGCGCACATGTCGTCGATCGTCTTGACGGCCTGCCAGCCGAGCTCGGTCTGCGCGCGGGTCGGGTCGGCCCAGAACGCGGGCAGGTCGCCGGCGCGGCGGGGCCCGACCTCGTAGGGCAGCTCGCGGCCGACGGCACGCTCGAACGCCTGGAGCATGGCGAGCACGGACGTGCCGGTGCCGGTGCCGAGGTTGAACGCCCGCACGGGGGTGACCATGTCGTCGAGGTGCTCGAGCGCGGCGACGTGCCCGGCGGCCAGGTCCTCCACGTGCAGGTAGTCGCGCTCGCAGGTGCCGTCGGCGGTGGGGTAGTCGTCGCCGAAGACGGTGAGCTTGTCGCGGCGCCCGACGGCGACCTGCGCGATGAACGGCATGAGGTTGTTGGGGATGCCCTGGGGGTCCTCGCCGATCTGCCCCGACGGGTGCGCCCCGACGGGGTTGAAGTAGCGCAGCAGCGCGACCCGCAGCGCGGGGTCGGCGGCGGCGACGTCGGCCATGATGCGCTCGATCATCACCTTCGTCTGCCCGTAGGGGGACGAGGAGGACAGCCGGTCGTAGTCCTCGGTGTACGGCACGGGGGCGTGCTCGCCGTACACGGTCGCGGACGACGAGAACACGAGGCGGTGCACGCCGTGGTGGCGCATCGCCTCCAGCAGCGACAGCGTGGAGTCGAGGTTGTTGCGGTAGTACTCCAGGGGCTTGGCCACCGACTCCCCCACGGCCTTGAGGCCGGCGAAGTGGACGACGGCGTCGATCTGCTCGTGCGCGAACAGCCGCTCCGTCTTGGCGGCGTCGGTCAGGTCGATGGCGTGCACGGGCACGTGCACCCCGGACAGCGCCTCGAGGCGCCCCACCACGGTGGGCTTGGAGTTGGAGAAGTCGTCGACGACGACGACGTCGTGCCCCGCTGCGACGAGCGAGAGCACGGTGTGGGACCCGATGTAACCGGCACCGCCGGAGACCAGTACGCGCATGACGTCAGCCTATCGACGTCGCGGGCGTGCGTCGGTGCCGGTCACGGGGACCAGGTGCTCCCCGCTCAGCTCCCGCCGAGCAGGTCGGTGAAGTCGGGGGTCGCCGCGAACGGGTCGGCCGGGCCGGTGCGCCGCGAGCGCCCGAGCGTGACGGCGAGCTCGCGCCCGGCACGGTCGATGCGCCGGGTGAGCGCCCCGGTGGTCTCGGGGTCGCCGGCCCAGTCGTCGGTGGCGGCGAACACGCTGGTGGTGACGACGTCGGCGTGCAGGTAGGTCAGCAGGGGCCGCAGCGAGTACTCCAGCGCCAGGGAGTGGCGCGGGGTACCGCCGGTGGCCCCGAGCAGGACGGGCATGCCGGTGAGCACCTCGGGGTCGAGGATGTCGAGGAACGACTTGAACAGCCCCGAGTAGGTGGTGGTGAACAGCGGCGTGACCAGCACGAGGCCGTCGGCGTGCGCGACGGTGTCCAGGGCGGTGGCGAGGTCGCCGGACGGGAAGCCGGTGAGCATGGCGTCGACGATCGCGTGGGCGTGCTCGCGCAGCTCGACGACCTCCACGGCCACGGTGTACCCCTCGAGCTCGAGGGCGTCGCGGGTGGCCGCGGTGAGGCGGTCGGCCAGCAGGCGGGTCGACGACGGCTGGGACAGCCCGGCCGCCACGACCACCAGCGTGCGGGTGGCGTTCATCGGACACCTTCCTCGGCGCGGCGGCCGGTGACGTCGTCGGTGCCGTCACCGACGTGGGTGGCGGCGGACCTGCCGGCGGCGAGCGCGGCGGCTGCGCGCTCGGCGTGCGTGGGCGGGTTCAGCGGCACGTCGTCGGCGGGGCGCTTGGCCTCGACGATCTTGCGCAGCTCCGGCACGACCTCGCCGGCGAGGAGGTCGATCTGCTCCAGGACGGTCTTGAGCGGCAGGCCGGCGTGGTCGACGAGGAACAGCTGGCGCTGGTAGTAGCCGACGTCGTCGACGAACGACGCGTACCGGTCGATGACCTGCTGCGGGGAGCCGACGGTCAGGGGCGTCTGCGCGGAGAAGTCCTCCAGCGACGGGCCGTGGCCGTAGACGGGTGCGACGTCGAAGTAGGGGCGGAACTGCCGCACCGCCTCCTGGGAGCTCTTGTGCAGGAAGACCTGCCCGCCGAGGCCGACGATCGCCTGGTCGGCGCGCCCGTGGCCGTAGTGCTCGAAGCGCTGCCGGTAGAAGCGGACCATCTGCCGGGTGTGGTGCATGGGCCAGAAGATGTTGTTGTGCAGGAAACCGTCGCCGTAGAAGGCGGC contains:
- a CDS encoding LLM class flavin-dependent oxidoreductase, translated to MQFGIFSVSDVTTDPTTGRTPDDTERVRAMLTIARHADEAGLDVFATGEHHNPPFVASSPTTMLGYLAGVTKNITLSTATTLITTNDPVRLAEEYAMLQVISDGRMDLMMGRGNTGPVYPWFGQDIRNGIPLAIENYALLRRLWTEDVVDWEGKFRTPLQGFTSTPRPLDGVPPFVWHGSIRSPEIAEQAAFYGDGFLHNNIFWPMHHTRQMVRFYRQRFEHYGHGRADQAIVGLGGQVFLHKSSQEAVRQFRPYFDVAPVYGHGPSLEDFSAQTPLTVGSPQQVIDRYASFVDDVGYYQRQLFLVDHAGLPLKTVLEQIDLLAGEVVPELRKIVEAKRPADDVPLNPPTHAERAAAALAAGRSAATHVGDGTDDVTGRRAEEGVR
- the galE gene encoding UDP-glucose 4-epimerase GalE; its protein translation is MRVLVSGGAGYIGSHTVLSLVAAGHDVVVVDDFSNSKPTVVGRLEALSGVHVPVHAIDLTDAAKTERLFAHEQIDAVVHFAGLKAVGESVAKPLEYYRNNLDSTLSLLEAMRHHGVHRLVFSSSATVYGEHAPVPYTEDYDRLSSSSPYGQTKVMIERIMADVAAADPALRVALLRYFNPVGAHPSGQIGEDPQGIPNNLMPFIAQVAVGRRDKLTVFGDDYPTADGTCERDYLHVEDLAAGHVAALEHLDDMVTPVRAFNLGTGTGTSVLAMLQAFERAVGRELPYEVGPRRAGDLPAFWADPTRAQTELGWQAVKTIDDMCADTWRWQQANPQGFPDA
- a CDS encoding FMN reductase → MNATRTLVVVAAGLSQPSSTRLLADRLTAATRDALELEGYTVAVEVVELREHAHAIVDAMLTGFPSGDLATALDTVAHADGLVLVTPLFTTTYSGLFKSFLDILDPEVLTGMPVLLGATGGTPRHSLALEYSLRPLLTYLHADVVTTSVFAATDDWAGDPETTGALTRRIDRAGRELAVTLGRSRRTGPADPFAATPDFTDLLGGS
- the ald gene encoding alanine dehydrogenase, which translates into the protein MDVAVPTEVKNHEGRVAITPAGVHELTARGHRVHVQSGAGLGAGITDDDFAGAGARITPDAAATWDAGELVLKVKEPVAAEYGHLRPGQTLFTYLHLAADKALTEELLARRVTAIAYETVQTASGALPLLAPMSEVAGRLATQVGAAALQSAAGGRGVLLGGVPGVAAGHVVVIGAGTSGMNAARVAVGMGARVTLLDKNVDVLRAADRELAGRVQTLASNRLTVTEAVLEADLVVGAVLVPGAKAPVLVSNDVVAAMRPGSVLVDVAIDQGGCFEDSRPTTHDRPTYRVHDAVFYCVANMPGAVARTSTYALTNVTLPYVVALADTGWRDALRADAALAAGLNTYDGEVVHPAVAGALSRGHAALDAVL